The segment TGTTTCTGGTACGAGTAATCCAAAGCAACGCGGCAATCGAAATTATCACTTCTACAATACAGATAATTATGGCAGACCCACTAAGCTTGCTGAGATATTGAAAAATTACGAGTTCGACAAAGAACTGTGGTACTCAAACACTGTTAAAGCTCGAAAGCCGACATGGGTTTTATACCAGTGGGAAATGACGCCATTTCATCTAGCTGTTTCGGCAAATCGTCCAATCTATGACAAGAAAAATCAACTAATTGGTGTCATCGGTATCGATCAGCGTCTTTCACAAATTAGCGATTTTTTGCGCAAATTGAAAGTCAGCAAATCGGGCAGAACGTTTATTGTGGAGCGCAGCGGGTTAATTGTTGCTAGTTCTAGCACCGAGGAACCATTTAAACTAATTGATGGTAAGCCTATGCGGTTAAACGCATCAGAAAGTAGCGATGTGCTGATTCAATCAACATCTCAATATTTAGTCAAGCAGTTCGGCGAATTCAAGAATATCAAAGATAGTCAACAGCTTGATTTTTTGCAGAACAAAGAACACCTGTTTGTGCAAGTTTCACCCTGGAAAGACGAGTGGGGATTGGATTGGTTGGTAGTTGTTGTGGTTCCTGAATCGGATTTTATGGGACAAATCGATGCCAATACTCGCACCACGATTCTATTTTCCATTGGCGCTTTAGTTGTGGCTACGATTGTGGGTTTTTACACTTCTCGTTTGATTGCTGAGCCGATCGCACAATTGAGCATAGCATCAAAGTCGATCGCCTCCGGGAAGTTCGATCGCACTCTGGAAGTCTCCGGGAAGAATGAATTGGGCGTGCTGACTCAATCCTTCAATGACATGGCGCAGCAACTGCGCGACTCTTTTACAGCCCTGGAAAACACCAACGTCGAACTCGAACAGCGGGTCGAAGAACGCACCGTCGAACTCAAAATCGCGAAAGAGATGGCAGACAGCGCCAACCGTGCTAAAAGCGAATTTTTAGCTAACATGAGTCACGAATTGCGAACTCCCCTCAATGGGATTTTAGGCTACGCGCAAATTCTCCAGCGCAGCGAACCGATGACCAAAAAAGGGCGCGGTGGCGTTGATATCATCTATCAGTGCGGTTCGCACCTGCTAACGCTGATTAATGATGTGTTGGATTTGTCGAAAATTGAAGCCCGAAAACTAGAACTGCATCCGACTGCTTTTCACCTACCTTCATTCATTCAAGGTGTTGCAGAAATCTGCACGATTCGCGCCCAGGAAAAAGCAATTACTTTTGATTTAAAAATAGATACGCAACTTCCGACAGGGGTTTGCGGTGATGAGAAACGTTTGCGTCAAGTGCTGCTAAATTTGCTTGGTAATGCGATTAAGTTTACGGAACAAGGAGGCGTGATTTTTCAGGTAGATGTCATCAATCATGATAAGATTCCAGATTTAAATTCGTTGGATAATTCAACTTCCAGTTTATATAAAATTCGCTTCACAATCGAAGATACAGGCCCGGGAATGACACCAGCGCAAGTTAAGAAAATTTTCCAACCTTTTGAGCAAGTAGGTGATGTGAAAAAGCAATCGGAAGGCACTGGATTGGGACTTTCGATCAGTCAAAAGATTGTGGGTTTGATGCAGAGTGAAATTGCGATCGACAGCCGTGCGGGAGTTGGCAGTATTTTTTCCTTTGAAGTGGCACTCCCGGAGGCTCAGGATTGGGCTGATAGTTCGAGAATCGTCGAACAGGGGGCTGTTTTGGGCTATGAAGGCGAAAAACGCAAAATTCTCGTGGTTGATGATAGGTGGGAAAATCGGGCGGTGCTGGTAAACTTGCTGGAACCGATCGGCTTTGAGATAATGGAAGCTGCTGATGGTATGCAAGGACTCGATCGCGCTTTAGACACCGCACCGGATTTAATTCTTACCGATTTAGCTATGCCGGTGATGGACGGATTCGAGTTTTTGGAGCAAATCCGCGCTCATCCTCAACTGCGAGATGCGATCGTGCTAGTGTCATCTGCAAGCGTATTTGAGATCGATCGCCAAAAGAGCTTGGATGCAGGCGGCAGTGATTTTTTGCCTAAACCAGTGCAAGCAGACGTATTACTGGGCTTACTTCAAAAATACTTGCAACTAGAGTGGGTATATGGGGACACAGTAGATGCGGGCAAAAAAGGGCAAAATGCGATGCCAAATGAAATGCTGCTGCCGGCGATCGAGATTTTGCAGTTATTAAACGAACAAGCTCAATCTGGGGATTTAGACGCGATAATCGAGATTGCGGAAGACATTCAAACAGCCAATCCAGAATACGCAATTTTTGCGAACAAAATACTCGTTTTGGCAGAAAGTTTTCAAGTCAAAGAACTGCGAGCATTAATTGAACAAAATATATCAAAAGTGTAAGGGAAAAGTATCATGCTTGAACCAAATAAAAAATTTATTTTGATAGTAGATGACAGTTCCACAAATTTGGGGGTTCTGTCGCAAGCTTTAAAAACAGCAGGCTACAAAGTGCGGGTAGCAGTGGACGGAGAATCGGCGATGGCGATGCTAGAAAAATGTGCGATAGATTCCACGAAAAACCCTTTCCCGGAACTCATATTGTTAGATGTGCAAATGCCGGGAATTGACGGTTTTGAAACCTGTCGTAGAATTAAATCCAACGCTACTACTAAGACAATTCCAGTCATTTTCATGACTGCCTTAGCCGATGCCGAAAGTAAAGTCAAAGGCTTGTCATTAGGCGCAGTTGATTACATCACTAAACCTTTTGAACAAGACGAAGTAATTGCCAGAGTTAACATTCATTGGCAGCTTAAACAGTTAACCGACAATCTGGAAGAACAGGTGACACAACGCACCTGTGCTTTACAACAAGCGCAAGTCCAGGTAGTGCAGCAAGAAAAACTATCTGCGCTGGGACAACTGGTGGCGGGAGTCGCCCATGAAATTAATAATCCGCTGAGTTTTATGGTGAGCAACATTGCGCCTGCGAAGGAATATCTTGCTGATATTACAGAAATTCTTAGCCTATATCAAAAACATTATCCTGAACCTCCATCAGATATCGCTAGGAAGATTGAAGACATAGATTTGGAGTTTGTGATCGAAGATTTTTCTCATCTCTTGGATTCCATGCAAATGGGCACTGAACGCATTAAAGATATTTCGCTGTCGCTGCGAAACTTTGCTCGTGCGGATGGAGATACTGCTAGTGCGATCGATCTGCATGAGACTTTAGATAGTACGCTGCTGCTATTAAAACACCGACTGAAGGATCAAGGATCTCGCCCGGTGATTGAAGTTATCCAAAACTACGGTAATTTGCCCGCGA is part of the Microcoleus sp. bin38.metabat.b11b12b14.051 genome and harbors:
- a CDS encoding ATP-binding protein; its protein translation is MSSSQPSMFKKLIGNAPLRTVLIVPFVLQIIGAVGIVGYLSFRNGQKAVNDLASQLRTEISSRIDQHLDSQLDTARHLAQVNADAFDVGLIDPKDLDNMARFFSKQMQLFNIGYISFGAPGGEFAGAGYQVDQNIVSGTSNPKQRGNRNYHFYNTDNYGRPTKLAEILKNYEFDKELWYSNTVKARKPTWVLYQWEMTPFHLAVSANRPIYDKKNQLIGVIGIDQRLSQISDFLRKLKVSKSGRTFIVERSGLIVASSSTEEPFKLIDGKPMRLNASESSDVLIQSTSQYLVKQFGEFKNIKDSQQLDFLQNKEHLFVQVSPWKDEWGLDWLVVVVVPESDFMGQIDANTRTTILFSIGALVVATIVGFYTSRLIAEPIAQLSIASKSIASGKFDRTLEVSGKNELGVLTQSFNDMAQQLRDSFTALENTNVELEQRVEERTVELKIAKEMADSANRAKSEFLANMSHELRTPLNGILGYAQILQRSEPMTKKGRGGVDIIYQCGSHLLTLINDVLDLSKIEARKLELHPTAFHLPSFIQGVAEICTIRAQEKAITFDLKIDTQLPTGVCGDEKRLRQVLLNLLGNAIKFTEQGGVIFQVDVINHDKIPDLNSLDNSTSSLYKIRFTIEDTGPGMTPAQVKKIFQPFEQVGDVKKQSEGTGLGLSISQKIVGLMQSEIAIDSRAGVGSIFSFEVALPEAQDWADSSRIVEQGAVLGYEGEKRKILVVDDRWENRAVLVNLLEPIGFEIMEAADGMQGLDRALDTAPDLILTDLAMPVMDGFEFLEQIRAHPQLRDAIVLVSSASVFEIDRQKSLDAGGSDFLPKPVQADVLLGLLQKYLQLEWVYGDTVDAGKKGQNAMPNEMLLPAIEILQLLNEQAQSGDLDAIIEIAEDIQTANPEYAIFANKILVLAESFQVKELRALIEQNISKV
- a CDS encoding response regulator; this translates as MLEPNKKFILIVDDSSTNLGVLSQALKTAGYKVRVAVDGESAMAMLEKCAIDSTKNPFPELILLDVQMPGIDGFETCRRIKSNATTKTIPVIFMTALADAESKVKGLSLGAVDYITKPFEQDEVIARVNIHWQLKQLTDNLEEQVTQRTCALQQAQVQVVQQEKLSALGQLVAGVAHEINNPLSFMVSNIAPAKEYLADITEILSLYQKHYPEPPSDIARKIEDIDLEFVIEDFSHLLDSMQMGTERIKDISLSLRNFARADGDTASAIDLHETLDSTLLLLKHRLKDQGSRPVIEVIQNYGNLPAIKCYPGPMNQVFMNLLANAIDAVEDAWEKDQRPLIITISTEVVTESAIVRIADNGLGMTDEIQQHLFEPLFTTKAVGKGTGLGLSIAKQIVTDKHGGKLFCKSMAGKGTEFAIELPI